The following DNA comes from Streptomyces sp. NBC_00273.
CGCGGGAACCTCCGCCCCCGCCTGACCTCCTTCGTCGGCCGCGAACCCGAACTGGCCGCCCTCCGCGGCGATCTGGCCCGCCTGCGCCTCGTCACCCTCACCGGCCCCGGTGGTTCGGGCAAGACCCGCCTCGCCGAGCACGCCGCCGCAGCCCACCCCGAAGCCGGCTGGATCGTCGAACTCGCCCGACTGGACCAGCCGGCCGCCGTACCCGGCGCCGTCCTCAGCGCCCTCGGCCTGCGCGAGAGCTCCCTCGTCTCCCGCGAGACCCCGACCCCGGCCGCCACCGACCCCACCGCCCGCCTCGTCGAACACTGCGCCCACCGCAGCCTGCTGCTCGTCCTCGACAACTGCGAGCACGTCATCGGCGCCGCCGCCGAGCTCGCCGAGCGGCTCCTCACGCACTGCCCCGGTGTGCGGATCCTGGCCACCAGCCGCGAACCCCTCGGCGTCCCGGGGGAGACGGTCCGCCCCGTCGAGCCCCTGCCGCCCGACCCCGCCCACCAGCTCTTCGCCGACCGCGGTGCCTCCGCCCGCCCCGGCTTCAGCCCCACCGACGACCCGGCCGCCGTGGCCGAGATCTGCGCCCGCCTCGACGGTCTGCCGCTGGCGATCGAGCTGGCCGCCGCCCGGCTGCGGCTGCTCACCCCGCGCCAGATCGCCGACCGCCTCGACGACCGGTTCCGGCTCCTGACCAGCGGCGCCCGTACCGTCCTGCCCCGCCAGCAGACCCTGCGCGCGGTCGTCGACTGGTCCTGGGAGCTCCTCGACGAGGCCGAACGCACCGTCCTGCGCCGGCTGTCCGTCTTCGCCGGCGGCTGCGACCTCGCCGCCGCCGAGGCCGTGTGCGCCGACCCGTCCGACCCGTCCGACCCCGCCCGCCACGCCCCGTACGACCCCGCCGACGTCCTCGGCTCCCTCGTCGACAAGTCCCTGGTCCTGGCCGAACCGGACCAGGGCCCCGGCGATGACGGCATGCGCTACCGCATGCTCGAAACCATCCACGAGTACGCCGCCGAGCGCGCTGCCGCCCACCCCGCCGACGCCCGGGCCACCGCCCGCCGCCACGCCGCCCACTACCTCGCCTTCGCCGAGGAAGCCGAACCCCTGATCCGCTCCGCCGCCCAGCTCCCCTGGATCCGGCGCGTCGAGACCGAGCTCGACAACCTCCGGGCCGCCCTCCACAGCACCGTCGTCGAGAACGCCGAAACCGAGGCCGGCGAGCGCCTCGTCTTCGCCCTCGGCTGGTTCTGGTGGCTGCGCAACTACCGCGCCGAAGGCGCCGAGTGGACCACCCGGACCCTCGCCCTCACGCCCGAGGTTCCTCCCGAGGGCACCCCCGCGTACTGGCGCTTCATGCGCCTGCTCGTCCTCGACATGTTCCTGCTCGCGGAGAGCAACTCCGCCGAGAAGTTCCGCACCGCCGACTACCGGGACCTCGCCTCCCGCATCAAGGAAACCTTCCGGCACGGCTCCCCGGAGACCACCCGCTTCCCCGGGATGCTCTGGCCCGCGACGACCTTCCTCACCGGCACCACCCTCGACTTCCACGCCGACCTCGACCGGTCCGTCGCGAACTGCCGTGTCCACGCCGGGGACTGGGAACTGGGCATCGTCCTCATGCTCCGCGCCCACGTCGCCATCGACGTCACCGGAGGCCTCGCCGACGTCGACGCCGACCTGGTCGAGCTCCACGAGCTCGCCCATCGCGTCGGCGACCGCTGGACCCGTGCCCAGGTGGCGAGCGCCGCCGGGGAGGTCGCCCTCTCGCGCGGCCGGTACGCCGACGCGCGCGTCGAGTACGAGGAGTGCCTGCGCCTCGCCCGCGAGGTCGGGGCCAGCGTCGAGGCGCCCTTCGCCATCGCCCGGATCGCCGAGAGCGCCTACTGCGCGGGGGACCTCGAGGACGCCGAGCGGCTGCTGGCGGAGGCCGAGAAGGAATCCGACCGGTACGGCGGGGTGTACGACGTCAGCACCTTCGCCCGGCTCCTCTCCGCCCTCGTCGCCCTCCATCGAGGCGACGCCGCCCGGGCCCGCGAGGAGTGCGACCGGGCCCGCGCCGAGGCCGAACGGTTCACCGTGCCTGCCCAGCTCACCGCCGGGCTCGCCACCGTCGACGCCGTCCTCACCGGCCGCGAACAGGGCCCGGTGGCCGCTCTGGCCAGGATCGGCCCGGCCTTGGCCGCCGCCGTCGAGGCCCGGTGCGCCGAGCGGGTCCTGGCCGGCATGGCCGAGGGGGCGGCCCTGCTGCTGGCCGACGCCGACCGGTCGGCCGAGGCCGTACGGGCCCTCGCGGCGGCCACCGCCTGGCGTGCGGGGCACCCGCGCTCGGTGCCGGAGCAGGAGGCCGTGGACGGCCTCCCGGAGCGGACCCGCGCCCTACTCGGCCCGGACCGCTACGGCCGGGAGGAGGAGGCCGGTGCCGCGCTCGCCCCGGCCGCCCTGGCCGCGATGCTGACCACGGCGTTCAGCGGCAGTTGAGCACGGAGTCGGCCCAGCTCGCCAGCGTCGGCAGGCTGCCCGGCCCGGCCTTCTCCACCACAAGCCGCAGCGACTTGCGTCCCGCGAGGGAGACCTGCACGGATGCGGGCGGGTCCTCGTGCCCGAGGGCGGCGGACTGCCACACCCGTTCCCCGTCGGCGTACACGGAGAAGCGCACCGCGCCGTCCGTGAACAGCGACAGGCCGTCCACCCCCGCCTGTGCCGAGAAGCTCGTGCACTGCCGGTTGAGGGTGATCTCCACCGAGGACCGCGAGTTCACCGTGATGCCGTGCGCGAAGCGCCGGCCGCCCACCTCCAGCCCGTGCCGCTGCCACACCCAGCCGCTGCGCCACGTCTGCAGCTCCGGGCCGCTGTGGTCCCCGTGGACCGAGTGGGCGAGCCCGGCCAGCTGGAACCCCTGCGACGGTTTCGGGGGCGGTGGCGGTGTCGGCTTCGGTGAGGGCCGTTCCGTGGACGGCGTGGGGGAGGCCTTCTCCCGGCTGGGCGAAGGCGACGGGGACGAGGAGGGCGCGGGCCCGGGAGCGGCGGAGGCCGAGGTCGCGGCCGAGGGCGTCGGCCCGGGCCGCGGAGCTACGGAACCCTGTACCGCCTGCGGCGCCTGCGCGGGCGGATCCGGCTCGGCCGGGGCCGAGGTCGCGGCAGGAGCCTTCGCCGCCGAAGGCGCTGACGGTACTGCCGGCGCCGCCACACTGGGCGCGGGCTTCGCCCGGGCCTGCGGCTCGGTGTCGTCCCCGGCCAGCGCGAACACCACCCCGGCGGCCGCGGCCACCGCGATCCCGGCGGCGATGGCGGCCTTGGCCGGCAGCCCGAACCCTTCGGCGGCCATGGAAGCCCCGGCCCCGCCGCCCGCCCCGGCAGCCCCGCCACCGGCACCAGCGGCGCCTCCCGCGGCACCGGCCGTTCCGGCCCCCGCGGTCGAACCACCGGCGGCAGCCGCGGCGGCCCCGCCCGCGGCGACGGCCCCACCGGCCAGCACCCCGGCGGCCTTGCCCGCGTACCCGGCAGCGAACCACCCGATGACCGCGACCGGAAGCAGCGCCGGAATGCCCGCGTTGACATCCTGGAGCTCCCCGGCGGCCAGCCGGCACTTCACGCACTCCTCCAGGTGCTTGCGCAGCCCGCGCTCCGCCCGCATCCGCAGCCCGCCCCGCGCGTAGGCGCCCAGCCGGTCCGCGTACCGTGCGCAGTCGCCGCCCTCGCTCAGCGCCGAACTCACATGGGCCTGCAGATACGCCTGCTTGAGCCCTTCCCGGGCCCGACTGGCCAGCACGGCCGTCGCGTTGGCGCTCAGCCCGAACAGCGGCGCGATCGCGCTCGGCGACGCCTCCTCGACGGTGGTGTGCCACAGCACGGCCTGCCACCGCTCGGGCAGGCTGCGGAAGGCCTGCATGGCGAGCGACCGCTCGGCCTCGTGCATGGCCCGGACGTCCGCCCCCAGTTCGAGCGTGTCGCCCCCGGAGAGCCCGGACAGTCCGGACAGAGCGGCCCCGCCCTCCGTACCCGTGGAGGCTTGCTCGGCGAAGACGGCGAAGTCCTCGACGAGTTGCTCGCGCTTGGCGGTCTTCGCCCAGGCCGCGGCGACCCTGCGCACGGTGGTCAGCAGGTAGGCCCGCACCGACTGGTCCGGCCCGGCCCCGCCCCGCACCGCTTGCAGGGTCCGCGCGAACACCTCGGCGGTCAGGTCGTCGGCGGTGTGCGCGTCCCGGCAACAGGACCGCGCGTAGCGGCGCACGGAATCGGCGTGGCGACGGAACAGCTCTTCGTACGCGCCGTCGTCACCGCCCCGCATCCGGGCGATCAAGTCCCCGTCGGACAGCGGTGGATCGCCGCCGGTGCCGCCGGGGCCGGAAGAGCCCGAGGGGCGTGCGTGCCGCCCACCCGGGTCGCGCTGCGCCGGCACCTGTCGTGTGGGCGGACTGCCCGCCTCCACCTCGCTGCCGCCGCCACCGCGTGGCTCTTCCCGACCGTCAACGCTCATCGCGGAGACTCCCGCACGACACACTCAACCGGTACACCGATCAAGCGTGTCACACGGGGGACGGGCGCCGAACCCCTCTGCGCGCCATCCACCCGTCCGGGCACCTTCCGGCGAATCGCCCTACCGGACCCCGCCGATACCCGCCGAGGTCACGCCGTCCGGGACCGCAGCCCTTCGAGCAGGATGTCGAGCAGCCGCGTCGAGGCCGCCGCCTGCTGCGCCGGGTCGGGCAGCGCGGGCGCCGCCGTCGCTATCACCAGCAGCACATCGGCCACCGTGACATCGGTACGCAGCTCACCGGCCTCCCGTGCCCGGTGCACCAGCCGGCCGACGACCTCCAGCAGCGCACCCGCACCCGCGTCGTCCGAGGGCTCGTTCTCTACGGAGCCGCGCGCGCCCAGGACCCGCAGGTCGGGAGCCCCGGCGGCCGGCACGGCCTGCCGCTGGTGCGGAACCCGAGCGGCTTCCACCTCCTCGGCCTCGTCCTCCACGGCCGAGCCGACCCGCAGGACCTGCGGCGGCAGCAGCCGCCCGGCGCCCGAGGCCACGGAGGTGCGAAGGAAGCGCGACAGCGCCTGCCACGGCTCCTCCTCCTGGCCCAGGGCCGCCGTGGCCTGCTCGGTCAGCCGCGCGGTCTCCTCTTCGGCTATGCGCCGCACCAGGACGTCCTTGCTCGGGAAGCGCCGGTACACGGTGCCGACACCGACTCGGGCGCGGCGAGCCACGTCCTCCATCGGAGCCCCGTAGCCCAGCTCGCCGAAGACCTCACGGGCCGCCCGCAGAACGTGCTCCAGGTTGCGCTGGGCGTCGACGCGCAGCGGCGTGGACCGGCCCACACCGTGCGTGGTGCCGCCCGCGATGCCACGTCCGCTGCTCTCGACCGAGAGCGTGGTCGCAGAACCATGGAAATCGGAAATGTTCATATGTATCCCCCGGTAATCATTTGTCTCCCCCCGGAGACACTCCCCGCCTTCACGTCGAGGGGGCCACGGTCTCGGGCCCGGTCCTACTCCTCGACGAGATACGAACATAGTTGAGCCAGAGTCAATTCAGAAGAGGCAGCCCCGGACGGAGCACCGCCCGATCGGAGCATTCACCCCCACTTTTCCGATCCGTGCCTCCGGAATCTCGCATTCCGTGCACCCTGACCTGCAGATTTTCGCCACAAGCTGACGTCCTCTTGCACTCCGCCCCAGCACTCACTCCGGTCACACAATTTGCCGGGCCTGTGGACAAACTCCCAGCCACGTTGCGTCATGGGATGGTGAAGGCTGCTAACTCCCGGGGCACGGCCCCCGGTACCCCGCCCCGTACGCGCATCCTGATCGTCGGCGGCGGCTACGTCGGCATGTATACGGCGCTCCGCCTCCAGCGAAAGCTGAGAGCCGGCGAAGCCGAGGTCACGGTGGTCACCGCCGAGCCCTACATGACGTACCAGCCCTTCCTCCCCGAAGCGGCCGCGGGCGCGATCTCCCCCCGGCACGTCGTGGTCCCGCTGCGCCGCGTCCTCGACAAGTGCCGCATCGTCATCGGCGAGGCCCAGCGCATCGACCACGCCAAACGGACCGTGACCGTCAAGACCCTCGCCACCGCCGATGAGGGAACCGGCCCCGTCGAGATGGAGTACGACGAACTCGTCCTCGCCCCGGGCTCCATCTCCCGCACCCTTCCCGTCCCGGGACTCGCCGACTACGGCATCGGATTCAAAACGGTCGAAGAGGCCATCGGACTGCGCAACCACGTCATCGAACAGATGGACATCGCCTCCTCCACCCGCGATCCCGCCCTCCGCGACGCCGCCCTCACCTTCGTCTTCGTCGGCGGCGGCTTCGCGGGCGTCGAAGCCCTCGGCGAGCTCGAGGACATGGCCCGCTACGCGGCGCGGTACTACCACAACATCAAGCCCGAGGACATGAAGTGGGTCCTCGTCGAGGCCAGTGACCGGATCCTCCCCGAGGTCGGCCCCGAGATGGGCGTCTACACGGTCCGCGAACTGCGCCGACGCAACATCGACGTGCGCCTGGAGACCCGGCTCGAATCCTGCGAGAACCGCGTCGCCGTCCTCAGCGACGGCGCCCGCTTCCCCACCCGCACCGTCGTGTGGACCGCCGGCGTCAAACCGCACCCCATCCTGGCCGCCTCCGACCTCCCCAAGAACGAACGCGGCCGCCTGGCCTGCACCTCCTTCCTCACCGTCGAAGGCGTCGAGCACGCCTGGGCCGCGGGCGACGCCGCCGCCGTCCCCGACATCACCGCCGGCGAGAAGGGCCGCGAATGCGCCCCCAACGCCCAGCACGCCGTCCGCCAGGCCAAGGTCCTCGCCGACAACCTCCTCGCCTCCCTCCGCGACGAGGTCCTGACCGAGTACGCCCACAAGTACGCGGGCTCGGTCGCCTCGCTCGGCCTGCACCGGGGCGTCGCCCACATCTACGGCCGCAAGCTGAAGGCCTACCCGGCCTGGTTCATGCACCGCGCCTACCACCTCAGCCGCGTCCCCAGCTTCAACCGGAAAATGCGCGTCCTTGCGGAATGGACCCTCTCCGGCCTCTTCAAGCGTGAGATCGTCTCCCTGGGTTCCCTCGAACATCCCAGGGCAGAATTCGAACTGGCCGCAGGCGGCGGCCCCAAGCCACCTCCACCACCCCCCGCCCCCAACCCCCCGCAGAACGGCCAGGGCTGACGTTGTCAGTGCGGTCGGCCACACTGGACGTGTGACCATAGGTGCGCTCACCCCTGCACAGAGTGACATCGTCCAGTCAGCGACCGCCCACGAGCGACACAGCGACCACTCGCGACACCACGAGGCTTGAACGCAGTGAACTTCACGCGCTGGAGCGCCCGGTTCCCCGGAACGCAGCGCCGCGCCGCCGCCCGGTCCGAACACGCCGCCGCCCAAGCCAAGCGAGGTGAAGGCGCGGTCCCGGCAGCCCGCGGCGGCCGCGCCGACCCCGGAGCCGAGCGGCCCGCGCCCGCCGACGGCCAGCCCGCCGACCCCACGGTCTCCGGGACCGGAAGCGGCCATGGCAATGGCGGCAGCACAGGCACAGGCACAGGCGCGTCCACGTCCCCGGCCGCGTCCCCGCCCGGGCGGACGGGCGTCCTCACCGCCGTGCCCTCCCTCGACGAGCTCTCCGTACGCGAGGTCCTCGGCCGGCTCCCGGCCCTGGTCGCCCTCGTCCACGGCCCCGAGCACCGCGTCGCCTACGTCAACGACGCCTACACCGCCGGCTTCGGCGCCCGCACGCCCGGCGCCCCGGCCCACGAGGCCCTGCCCGAACTCGGCGAGCTCGGCCTCCTCCCGCTCCTCGACCAGGTCCAGCGCAGCGGCAAGTCCCGCACCGCCAAGAACCGCACCGCACCGGGCGGCGGCAGCTCGTACACCGTCACCTGCACCCCCGTCGAGTTCCCCGAGTCCGACGCCGAGGGCGAGCCCGACCCCCACCACACCGGCGTCCTGATCCACCTCGCCGACGTCACCGACCACGCCGAAGCCGTCGAGCGCCTCCGCGCCAGCGAGCGCCGCCAGCGCGAGGCCGCCGTCACCCTCCAGCGCTCCCTCCTCCCCCAGGAGCTGGAACAGCCCGACGACCTGCGCATCGCCGCCACCTACCAGCCCGGCGGCACCGAAGCCGCCGTCGGCGGCGACTGGTACGACGTCATCACCCTCGGCGCCGGCCGCACCGCCCTCGTCATCGGCGACGTCATGGGCCGCGGCGTGCGCGCCGCCGCCGTCATGGGCCAGCTGCGCACCGCCGTCCGTGCCTACGCCCGCCTCGACCTGCCCCCGCACGAGGTGCTCCAGCTCCTCGACGGCCTCGCCGCCGAGATCGACGCCAGCCAGATCGCCACCTGCGTCTACGCCGTCCACGACCCCAACGAGGGCCTGCTCGCCTACGCCTCCGCCGGCCACCTCCCGATCCTGGTCCGCGACGAGGACGGCACCGTACGCAGAGCCGCCGACCCCACCGGCCCACCGCTCGGCACCGGCGGCTGGCTGCACACCTCGGGCACCATCGCCCTCGGCCCCGGCTCCACCGCCGTCCTCTACACCGACGGCCTGGTCGAACGCCGGGGCGAGGACATCGACGAGGGCGTCGCCGCCCTCGAACGCGCCCTCTCCGGCGCCCAGGGCACCCCGGCCGTCATCTGCGACCGCCTGATGCGCGCCCTCGGCGTGGACGCCGATCACGACGACGACGTCGCCGTGATGGTCCTCCAGCAGCCGGCCCGCACCGGATCCGACGCCGAGCTCTTCCACAACGCCGCCCTGGAACTCCTCGGCGGCATCGAGGCGGCCCCGCGCGCCCGAGCCTTCGCCCAGGGCGTCCTCGCCTCCTGGCGGTTCCCCGTCGAGCTCTGCGACCTCGGCGTCCTGGCCGCCAGCGAGCTCGTCGCGAACTCCCTCCAGCACGGCACCCCGCCCATGCGCCTACGGCTGCGCCGCACCGACCGCCGGCTGATCATCGAGGTCACCGACGGGGACGACCACCTCCCGCGCCGCCGCCGCGCCGAACCGGGCGACGAGACCGGGCGCGGCATCTCGATCATCGCGACCATCGCCTCCTCCTGGGGTTCCCGCCGTACCCCGGGCGGCGGCAAGGCCGTCTGGTGCGAGTTCGCACTGCCGGACAAGTAGTCGAACAGCGGGAAGCAGGAAGGCCCCGATCCACCCGGACCGGGGCCTTCCTGCTTCCCGCACATACATACGTACGTTCCTACGCGTGCACGCGCTCCACGACTACGTCCCCGGTGGCCACCTCGGCGACGGGGCCGCCCTGCGCCACGACCTTGCTCGCCACCCACGGGTTGTCCTGCATCGGACTCAGCCGCCTGCCGAGCCGCAGCGCGAGGGCGGCGATCCCGAGCGACACGAACACGAACACCCCGATGTAGAGCATCGGAACCCCCGCACCGAGCGGCACCCCGAGCGGCCCCAGCGCCAGCGCCATCTGCTTGACCAGCGCGAAGGCCGAGTTGTACTGACCCACCGAGCCCTCGGGCGCCAGGTCGGCCACCAGCGGCGCCAGGGTCGGCGACAGCATGGCCTCGCCGATGCCGAAGAGCGCGTACGTGCTGACGAACGCCGCAGCGGCCATCACGGCGCTGCCGTGCCCCAGACCCGAGAACCCGGCGATGACCCACGCCACGGTCCAGATCAGCCCGACGAGCGCGATCACCCGCGACCGGCGGCGCTTCTCGACCAGCCGGAGCACGACGAACTGCGCGACGACGATCGCACCGGTGTTGGCCGCGAGCGCGAAGCCGAGGGTGGACGGGGAGATCCCGGCGGCCTCGGTACCGAAGGCGGCCAGACCCGACTCGAACTGTCCGTAGCAGGCGAAGAACACCACGAAGCCCAGCACGCACAGCTGCACCATGGCCTTGTGGCGGAGCAGCCGCTTCCAGCCGCTGCCGCCCGACTGGGACGGGTCCTTCGGCACGGCGTCCTTGATGCTCGGCACCTGCGGCAGCCGCACGCTGAGGATGACGCCCGCCAACACCAGGAACATCACGGCCTCGATGCCGAACAGCAGGGTGAAGCTGCCGGGCCGGCTCTCGTCGACGATCTGGCCACCGAACAGACCGCCGATGCCCAGCCCCAGGTTCTGCATGAAGAACTGCAGGGCGAAGGCACGGGTCCGGGTGGACGGCGTGGAGCACCACACGATCATCGTGGCCAGCGCGGGCTGCATCACGGCCTGCCCGGCGCCGAGCGCCAGAGCGGAGAGCAGGATCGCCGCGATGTTGGTGGAGAGCCCGAGCGAGAGCGCACCGACCGAGGCGGTGACGGCCGCCCCGATGACCACGGGTACCGGACCACGTCGGTCGATGACCCGACCGGTGAAGGGCAGCGCGACGAGAGCGCCGAGGGCGAAGGCCACGAACGCGCACGTGGCGGCCATGGAACCCAGATCTCGCACCTGCGCCACATAGATGTAGAGGAACGGAACCGTGAAACCGATGCCGAACGCGGTCAGCGCGTTCCCGGCCTGGATCCGCCGCATCGCAGCGCCCATCACCTTGGTCACTTCTCACCTGCCTTTGAGACCTGAAGCCTGAAGACTTCATAGCTAAACTTCAAGCCTTAACACTACACATCGAAGGAGTTAGACGCCAACGAGCTCGTGCGATACTTCGACCCATGGGTGACACCCCCGACGGCACTGCGGCCGTCCACGAGCCGAGCCTCGACGAACAGATCGCCGTCTATCAGCGCGAGTTCCAGGACCTGGACCCCCAGGTCGAGAAGGTCGTCTCGGCACTGAGCCGCCTGAACCGCCGCATGAACGTCGCGTACGGCCGCCAGACGGCGGCCCTGGGCATCAGCAACGCGGAGTGGGAGGTCCTCAAGGCCCTCGTCATCTCCGGCGCCCCCTACCGGATGGGTCCGAGCGAACTGGCGAAGCAGCTGGGCCTCACGCCGGCGGCGATGACCCACCGGATCGACCGGATGACGGCGGAGGGTCTGGTCACGCGCGAGCGGGACGAGTCCAACCGGGTCCGCGTGATCGTGGAGCTCACCGACGAGGGCCGTAGCAAGTGGCTGGACGCGATGCGCGCGGCCACGGTCTTCGAGGAGGACCTCCTCCAGGACCTCTCCACCGCGGAGCGCGGGGTGCTCGGCGACATGCTCGCCCGCCTGTTGGACCGCGTGGAAGACCTCCACTCACCCAGCTGACCACCGGGGTTGACACGAGCCCGACGGGTCCGTAAGGTTCTTCGAGTTGTCCCAGAGCCGGAAGGTTGTGGCGACAGCGAATCCCGCCGCCTCGTTGCGGCACCTAACTCAGCACGATCTCCCACTGGGAACGAATTCGGCGTGCCCGAATTTCTTTCCGAAGGCCGATTATGAATCGCCGGGGAAATCCACTAGAGTTCAGGAGTCGGAAGGGCCCAACAGCCCGGAAGACAAACCCCGCTGACTGGGGGTCAGGCCCGAAAGGATCTGATAGAGTCGGAAACGCAAGAACAGAACGAAAGCCCGGAGGAAAGCCCGAGAGGGTGAGTACAAAGGAAGCGTCCGTTCCTTGAGAACTCAACAGCGTGCCAAAAATCAACGCCAGAAGTTGATACCCCGTCCACTTCGGTGGATGAGGTTCCTTTGAAAAAGACCTGTGAGGCTTCC
Coding sequences within:
- a CDS encoding sigma-70 family RNA polymerase sigma factor, with the protein product MSVDGREEPRGGGGSEVEAGSPPTRQVPAQRDPGGRHARPSGSSGPGGTGGDPPLSDGDLIARMRGGDDGAYEELFRRHADSVRRYARSCCRDAHTADDLTAEVFARTLQAVRGGAGPDQSVRAYLLTTVRRVAAAWAKTAKREQLVEDFAVFAEQASTGTEGGAALSGLSGLSGGDTLELGADVRAMHEAERSLAMQAFRSLPERWQAVLWHTTVEEASPSAIAPLFGLSANATAVLASRAREGLKQAYLQAHVSSALSEGGDCARYADRLGAYARGGLRMRAERGLRKHLEECVKCRLAAGELQDVNAGIPALLPVAVIGWFAAGYAGKAAGVLAGGAVAAGGAAAAAAGGSTAGAGTAGAAGGAAGAGGGAAGAGGGAGASMAAEGFGLPAKAAIAAGIAVAAAAGVVFALAGDDTEPQARAKPAPSVAAPAVPSAPSAAKAPAATSAPAEPDPPAQAPQAVQGSVAPRPGPTPSAATSASAAPGPAPSSSPSPSPSREKASPTPSTERPSPKPTPPPPPKPSQGFQLAGLAHSVHGDHSGPELQTWRSGWVWQRHGLEVGGRRFAHGITVNSRSSVEITLNRQCTSFSAQAGVDGLSLFTDGAVRFSVYADGERVWQSAALGHEDPPASVQVSLAGRKSLRLVVEKAGPGSLPTLASWADSVLNCR
- a CDS encoding ATP-binding SpoIIE family protein phosphatase, with the protein product MNFTRWSARFPGTQRRAAARSEHAAAQAKRGEGAVPAARGGRADPGAERPAPADGQPADPTVSGTGSGHGNGGSTGTGTGASTSPAASPPGRTGVLTAVPSLDELSVREVLGRLPALVALVHGPEHRVAYVNDAYTAGFGARTPGAPAHEALPELGELGLLPLLDQVQRSGKSRTAKNRTAPGGGSSYTVTCTPVEFPESDAEGEPDPHHTGVLIHLADVTDHAEAVERLRASERRQREAAVTLQRSLLPQELEQPDDLRIAATYQPGGTEAAVGGDWYDVITLGAGRTALVIGDVMGRGVRAAAVMGQLRTAVRAYARLDLPPHEVLQLLDGLAAEIDASQIATCVYAVHDPNEGLLAYASAGHLPILVRDEDGTVRRAADPTGPPLGTGGWLHTSGTIALGPGSTAVLYTDGLVERRGEDIDEGVAALERALSGAQGTPAVICDRLMRALGVDADHDDDVAVMVLQQPARTGSDAELFHNAALELLGGIEAAPRARAFAQGVLASWRFPVELCDLGVLAASELVANSLQHGTPPMRLRLRRTDRRLIIEVTDGDDHLPRRRRAEPGDETGRGISIIATIASSWGSRRTPGGGKAVWCEFALPDK
- a CDS encoding MFS transporter, with the protein product MGAAMRRIQAGNALTAFGIGFTVPFLYIYVAQVRDLGSMAATCAFVAFALGALVALPFTGRVIDRRGPVPVVIGAAVTASVGALSLGLSTNIAAILLSALALGAGQAVMQPALATMIVWCSTPSTRTRAFALQFFMQNLGLGIGGLFGGQIVDESRPGSFTLLFGIEAVMFLVLAGVILSVRLPQVPSIKDAVPKDPSQSGGSGWKRLLRHKAMVQLCVLGFVVFFACYGQFESGLAAFGTEAAGISPSTLGFALAANTGAIVVAQFVVLRLVEKRRRSRVIALVGLIWTVAWVIAGFSGLGHGSAVMAAAAFVSTYALFGIGEAMLSPTLAPLVADLAPEGSVGQYNSAFALVKQMALALGPLGVPLGAGVPMLYIGVFVFVSLGIAALALRLGRRLSPMQDNPWVASKVVAQGGPVAEVATGDVVVERVHA
- a CDS encoding TetR/AcrR family transcriptional regulator, which translates into the protein MNISDFHGSATTLSVESSGRGIAGGTTHGVGRSTPLRVDAQRNLEHVLRAAREVFGELGYGAPMEDVARRARVGVGTVYRRFPSKDVLVRRIAEEETARLTEQATAALGQEEEPWQALSRFLRTSVASGAGRLLPPQVLRVGSAVEDEAEEVEAARVPHQRQAVPAAGAPDLRVLGARGSVENEPSDDAGAGALLEVVGRLVHRAREAGELRTDVTVADVLLVIATAAPALPDPAQQAAASTRLLDILLEGLRSRTA
- a CDS encoding AfsR/SARP family transcriptional regulator, with protein sequence MRYLILGVTEARDESGAPLPVGGARLRALLAALALRAGRPASVAELVDDVWGDDPPQDAPAALQALVARLRRALGSRDAVHSAPTGGYLLAAARDDIDLHRFDRLAVQGGQELATDPATASRTLRTALALWRGPAFADLPEPARAARAAGAEARRSGAVRHRIEADLRSGAAAPAALLPEIETLIHEAPYDERLRAQQLRALRAAGRPAEALAAYERTRRVLADGLGTDPGPELAALHAELLQPQPLPPKPLPPQAPQPRPEASGAIDAPAGLIDAPAAPRGNLRPRLTSFVGREPELAALRGDLARLRLVTLTGPGGSGKTRLAEHAAAAHPEAGWIVELARLDQPAAVPGAVLSALGLRESSLVSRETPTPAATDPTARLVEHCAHRSLLLVLDNCEHVIGAAAELAERLLTHCPGVRILATSREPLGVPGETVRPVEPLPPDPAHQLFADRGASARPGFSPTDDPAAVAEICARLDGLPLAIELAAARLRLLTPRQIADRLDDRFRLLTSGARTVLPRQQTLRAVVDWSWELLDEAERTVLRRLSVFAGGCDLAAAEAVCADPSDPSDPARHAPYDPADVLGSLVDKSLVLAEPDQGPGDDGMRYRMLETIHEYAAERAAAHPADARATARRHAAHYLAFAEEAEPLIRSAAQLPWIRRVETELDNLRAALHSTVVENAETEAGERLVFALGWFWWLRNYRAEGAEWTTRTLALTPEVPPEGTPAYWRFMRLLVLDMFLLAESNSAEKFRTADYRDLASRIKETFRHGSPETTRFPGMLWPATTFLTGTTLDFHADLDRSVANCRVHAGDWELGIVLMLRAHVAIDVTGGLADVDADLVELHELAHRVGDRWTRAQVASAAGEVALSRGRYADARVEYEECLRLAREVGASVEAPFAIARIAESAYCAGDLEDAERLLAEAEKESDRYGGVYDVSTFARLLSALVALHRGDAARAREECDRARAEAERFTVPAQLTAGLATVDAVLTGREQGPVAALARIGPALAAAVEARCAERVLAGMAEGAALLLADADRSAEAVRALAAATAWRAGHPRSVPEQEAVDGLPERTRALLGPDRYGREEEAGAALAPAALAAMLTTAFSGS
- a CDS encoding MarR family winged helix-turn-helix transcriptional regulator, translated to MGDTPDGTAAVHEPSLDEQIAVYQREFQDLDPQVEKVVSALSRLNRRMNVAYGRQTAALGISNAEWEVLKALVISGAPYRMGPSELAKQLGLTPAAMTHRIDRMTAEGLVTRERDESNRVRVIVELTDEGRSKWLDAMRAATVFEEDLLQDLSTAERGVLGDMLARLLDRVEDLHSPS
- a CDS encoding NAD(P)/FAD-dependent oxidoreductase gives rise to the protein MVKAANSRGTAPGTPPRTRILIVGGGYVGMYTALRLQRKLRAGEAEVTVVTAEPYMTYQPFLPEAAAGAISPRHVVVPLRRVLDKCRIVIGEAQRIDHAKRTVTVKTLATADEGTGPVEMEYDELVLAPGSISRTLPVPGLADYGIGFKTVEEAIGLRNHVIEQMDIASSTRDPALRDAALTFVFVGGGFAGVEALGELEDMARYAARYYHNIKPEDMKWVLVEASDRILPEVGPEMGVYTVRELRRRNIDVRLETRLESCENRVAVLSDGARFPTRTVVWTAGVKPHPILAASDLPKNERGRLACTSFLTVEGVEHAWAAGDAAAVPDITAGEKGRECAPNAQHAVRQAKVLADNLLASLRDEVLTEYAHKYAGSVASLGLHRGVAHIYGRKLKAYPAWFMHRAYHLSRVPSFNRKMRVLAEWTLSGLFKREIVSLGSLEHPRAEFELAAGGGPKPPPPPPAPNPPQNGQG